The following proteins are encoded in a genomic region of Streptomyces sp. NBC_01723:
- a CDS encoding PucR family transcriptional regulator, whose amino-acid sequence MPEPTVPPGPSTPPTPPVSLAALLARDDLGLRRMAGPSPAGVAVHWAHTSEMADPYPYLLGGELLLTAGVHVPRGTDPGPAYFDAYVGRIVAAGGAALGFGVAPVHDTVPRALVAACDAHGLPLVEVPPRTTFSGVARAVWQLMAQARLAELRRVSEAQQGLAAAASRPDPVPSVLRRLAGRLDGRAVLYGPEGTEIAAAGREPGGEVRRALAELSRFVTGHTSTTATDTVAGTHLAAYALGTGQGFVLGVAAPHRESGDHTIASVAAVLLSLLTGEHQSGTGAARSSALVRLLLGARPEEAAPLLGGGGVTHWHVVHARPDTGTPDPVSASALGAALGSPLVDTTEDVVRVLVPASPAAPPDGRETEGAPVTPPAVSARGGGEVGPVSQGGWVLGVSAAVTPAEWPAGDAQAARALARARATRVPLVRHGARPALADLVPDGDAEAHARALLAPVADVPALTETLRTWLSLHGSWDRTAVALSVHRNTVRQRIARCAALLDTDLDDPDVRMELWFALRR is encoded by the coding sequence ATGCCGGAGCCGACCGTTCCGCCCGGCCCTTCCACGCCCCCGACGCCGCCGGTCTCCCTCGCGGCCCTGCTGGCCCGCGACGACCTGGGGCTGCGCCGGATGGCGGGGCCGTCCCCGGCGGGCGTGGCGGTGCACTGGGCGCACACCTCGGAGATGGCCGACCCCTATCCGTACCTGCTCGGCGGCGAACTGCTGCTGACGGCGGGGGTGCACGTACCGCGCGGCACGGACCCGGGCCCGGCCTACTTCGACGCCTACGTCGGGCGGATCGTGGCGGCGGGCGGCGCGGCGCTCGGCTTCGGGGTGGCGCCGGTGCACGACACGGTGCCGCGGGCGCTGGTCGCGGCCTGCGACGCGCACGGGCTGCCGCTGGTGGAGGTGCCACCGCGGACGACGTTCTCGGGCGTGGCCCGCGCGGTGTGGCAGCTGATGGCGCAGGCACGGCTGGCGGAGCTGCGGCGGGTCTCCGAGGCGCAGCAGGGTCTGGCCGCGGCGGCCTCCCGTCCGGACCCGGTGCCGTCGGTCCTGCGCCGGCTGGCGGGGCGGCTCGACGGGCGGGCGGTGCTGTACGGGCCGGAGGGCACGGAGATCGCGGCGGCGGGGCGGGAACCCGGGGGCGAGGTGCGGCGGGCGCTGGCAGAGCTGTCCCGGTTCGTCACCGGCCACACCTCCACCACCGCCACGGACACGGTGGCCGGCACACATCTCGCCGCGTACGCGCTCGGCACCGGGCAGGGCTTCGTCCTCGGGGTCGCCGCGCCGCACCGGGAATCCGGGGACCACACCATCGCGTCGGTCGCCGCCGTCCTGCTCTCGCTGCTCACCGGCGAGCACCAGAGCGGCACGGGCGCGGCCCGCTCCTCGGCACTCGTACGGCTGCTGCTGGGCGCCCGCCCCGAGGAGGCCGCGCCGCTCCTCGGCGGCGGGGGCGTCACCCACTGGCACGTCGTCCACGCCCGCCCGGACACCGGAACACCCGACCCGGTCTCCGCCTCCGCCCTGGGCGCGGCCCTCGGCTCCCCACTCGTCGACACGACCGAGGACGTCGTACGCGTACTCGTCCCGGCCTCACCGGCGGCCCCGCCGGACGGCCGCGAAACGGAGGGCGCGCCGGTGACCCCTCCGGCCGTGTCCGCCCGCGGCGGGGGCGAGGTGGGGCCGGTGTCGCAGGGTGGGTGGGTGCTCGGTGTCAGTGCGGCCGTCACCCCCGCCGAGTGGCCGGCCGGCGACGCGCAGGCGGCCCGGGCGCTGGCCCGGGCGCGGGCCACGCGGGTGCCGCTGGTCCGGCACGGCGCGCGGCCCGCGCTGGCCGACCTGGTGCCGGACGGCGACGCCGAGGCGCACGCGCGTGCGCTGCTCGCGCCGGTCGCGGACGTCCCGGCGCTCACCGAGACGCTGCGCACCTGGCTCTCCCTGCACGGCAGCTGGGACCGCACCGCCGTCGCCCTGTCCGTGCACCGCAACACCGTCCGGCAGCGCATCGCCCGCTGCGCGGCCCTGCTGGACACCGACCTCGACGACCCGGACGTACGGATGGAACTGTGGTTCGCGCTGCGGAGGTGA
- a CDS encoding phosphatase produces MPIPGTPSRAELAEHLVRTRIAGDVATPRENNLSHYRKLANGDRNFWLGLELGDRWTDEQDVLAVMAERVGVNDDPEYRYGQDTIDPELTVAALERMAGRLRKAADGEQRVLFATGHPGGLLDVHRATADALRTAGCEIVVIPEGLTTEEGYVQQFADVAVLEHGASLWHTHSGEPMKAILTGLERAGRPLPDLVVADHGWAGCAAQHGVDSVGYADCNDPALFLAESEGTLQVAVPLDDHVVSPRYYDPMTAYLLTEAGLK; encoded by the coding sequence ATGCCGATACCCGGGACACCCAGCCGCGCCGAACTCGCCGAGCACCTCGTCAGAACCCGTATCGCGGGCGACGTGGCCACGCCCCGCGAGAACAACCTCTCCCACTACCGGAAGCTGGCGAACGGCGACCGCAACTTCTGGCTCGGTCTGGAGCTGGGCGACCGCTGGACCGACGAGCAGGACGTGCTCGCGGTGATGGCGGAGCGGGTCGGCGTCAACGACGACCCGGAATACCGGTACGGCCAGGACACCATCGACCCCGAGCTGACGGTGGCCGCGCTGGAGCGGATGGCGGGGCGGCTGCGCAAGGCCGCCGACGGCGAGCAGCGGGTGCTGTTCGCCACCGGCCACCCGGGCGGGCTGCTCGACGTGCACCGCGCCACGGCCGACGCGCTGCGCACCGCCGGTTGCGAGATCGTCGTGATCCCGGAGGGGCTGACGACGGAGGAGGGTTACGTCCAGCAGTTCGCGGACGTGGCCGTGCTGGAGCACGGTGCCTCGCTGTGGCACACCCACTCCGGCGAGCCGATGAAGGCGATCCTCACCGGCCTGGAGCGCGCGGGCCGCCCACTGCCCGACCTGGTCGTCGCCGACCACGGCTGGGCCGGTTGCGCCGCCCAGCACGGCGTCGACTCCGTCGGCTACGCGGACTGCAACGACCCGGCCCTCTTCCTCGCAGAGTCCGAGGGCACCCTCCAGGTCGCGGTGCCGCTGGACGACCACGTGGTCAGCCCGCGCTACTACGACCCGATGACGGCCTACCTGCTGACGGAGGCGGGGCTGAAGTAG
- a CDS encoding acyl-CoA thioesterase, with protein MSEALQSLLDLLDLERIEEDIYRGHSRSAVVPRVFGGQVAAQALVAAGRTVPADRHAHSLHAYFLRPGDPDAPIVYNVDRLRDGRSFTTRRVVAVQHGKPIFGLSASFQTYEEGLDHQAPMPPAPDPATLPTGEERLRSYPHLPADTVERFLEARAAIDLRYVDDPPFGDFGTPRDPHSQVWFRTNGKLADDPLLHVVLATYVSDMTLLDSVLLAHGRGGWAVGDVVGASLDHAMWFHRPFRADEWLLYDQQSPSASGGRGLGQARIHTQDGRLAISVVQEGVVRVPREA; from the coding sequence ATGAGCGAAGCACTCCAGTCCCTCCTCGACCTGCTCGACCTCGAGCGGATCGAGGAGGACATCTACCGCGGCCACTCCCGCTCCGCCGTCGTCCCCCGGGTCTTCGGCGGGCAGGTGGCCGCCCAGGCGCTGGTCGCCGCCGGACGCACGGTCCCCGCGGACCGGCACGCGCACTCCCTGCACGCGTACTTCCTGCGCCCCGGCGATCCGGACGCCCCCATCGTCTACAACGTCGACCGGCTGCGCGACGGCCGCTCCTTCACCACCCGCCGGGTGGTCGCCGTCCAGCACGGCAAGCCGATCTTCGGCCTGTCGGCGTCCTTCCAGACGTACGAGGAGGGCCTGGACCACCAGGCCCCCATGCCGCCCGCCCCGGACCCGGCGACGCTGCCCACCGGCGAGGAGCGGCTGCGGAGCTACCCGCACCTGCCCGCCGACACCGTCGAACGGTTCCTGGAGGCCCGCGCCGCCATCGACCTGCGCTACGTCGACGACCCGCCGTTCGGCGACTTCGGCACCCCGCGCGACCCGCACTCCCAGGTGTGGTTCCGCACCAACGGCAAGCTCGCGGACGACCCCCTCCTGCACGTCGTCCTCGCCACCTACGTCTCCGACATGACGCTCCTCGACTCGGTGCTGCTCGCGCACGGGCGCGGCGGCTGGGCCGTCGGGGACGTGGTCGGTGCCTCGCTGGACCACGCCATGTGGTTCCACCGGCCGTTCCGCGCCGACGAGTGGCTGCTGTACGACCAGCAGTCCCCGTCCGCGTCCGGCGGCCGGGGACTGGGTCAGGCCCGGATCCACACCCAGGACGGGCGGCTCGCCATCTCGGTCGTCCAGGAAGGCGTGGTGCGCGTCCCCCGGGAGGCCTGA
- a CDS encoding acyl-CoA dehydrogenase family protein: MRRTVFNEDHEAFRETIRAFIEAEVVPVYDEWFAAGQAPRDFYHKLGDLGIFGINVPEEFGGAGMDSHKFEAVLYEETARAGVQFGGSGVHVLLALPYIKMLATDEQKKRFLPKFVSGEEMWAIAMTEPGTGSDLAGMKSTAKLSEDGTHYVLNGAKTFITGGVHADKVIVCARTAAPTAEDRRHGISLFAVDTKSEGYSVGRKLDKLGLRTSDTAELAFVDVKVPVEDLLGEENKGFSYLGHNLASERWGIAFGAYAQAKAAVRFAKQYVQDRTVFGKPVAHFQNTKFELAACQAEVDAAEAVADRATEALDAGELTPAEAASAKLFCTEVAHRVIDRCLQLHGGYGYMNEYPIARLYADNRVNRIYGGTSEIMKSIIAKNMGL, encoded by the coding sequence GTGCGCCGTACGGTGTTCAACGAGGACCACGAGGCGTTCCGGGAGACCATCCGCGCCTTCATCGAGGCCGAGGTCGTCCCCGTCTACGACGAGTGGTTCGCCGCCGGCCAGGCGCCGCGCGACTTCTACCACAAGCTCGGCGACCTGGGCATCTTCGGCATCAACGTGCCCGAGGAGTTCGGCGGCGCCGGCATGGACAGCCACAAGTTCGAGGCCGTCCTCTACGAGGAGACCGCCCGCGCGGGCGTCCAGTTCGGCGGCTCCGGCGTGCACGTGCTGCTCGCCCTGCCCTACATCAAGATGCTGGCCACCGACGAGCAGAAGAAGCGCTTCCTGCCGAAGTTCGTCAGCGGCGAGGAGATGTGGGCCATCGCCATGACGGAGCCCGGCACCGGCTCCGACCTCGCGGGCATGAAGTCCACCGCCAAGCTCTCCGAGGACGGCACCCACTACGTCCTCAACGGCGCCAAGACCTTCATCACCGGCGGCGTGCACGCCGACAAGGTCATCGTCTGCGCCCGCACCGCCGCGCCCACCGCCGAGGACCGCCGCCACGGCATCTCGCTGTTCGCCGTGGACACCAAGTCCGAGGGTTACTCGGTCGGCCGCAAGCTGGACAAGCTCGGCCTGCGCACCTCCGACACCGCCGAGCTGGCCTTCGTCGACGTCAAGGTGCCCGTCGAGGACCTGCTCGGCGAGGAGAACAAGGGCTTCTCCTACCTCGGCCACAACCTGGCCTCCGAGCGCTGGGGCATCGCCTTCGGCGCCTACGCCCAGGCCAAGGCCGCCGTCCGGTTCGCCAAGCAGTACGTGCAGGACCGCACCGTCTTCGGCAAGCCGGTCGCCCACTTCCAGAACACCAAGTTCGAGCTGGCCGCCTGCCAGGCCGAGGTGGACGCCGCCGAGGCCGTCGCCGACCGCGCCACCGAGGCGCTGGACGCCGGTGAGCTGACCCCCGCCGAGGCCGCCAGCGCCAAGCTCTTCTGCACCGAGGTCGCCCACCGCGTCATCGACCGCTGCCTCCAGCTGCACGGCGGCTACGGCTACATGAACGAGTACCCGATCGCCCGCCTGTACGCGGACAACCGGGTCAACCGCATCTACGGCGGCACCAGCGAGATCATGAAGTCGATCATCGCGAAGAACATGGGCCTGTAG
- a CDS encoding SACE_7040 family transcriptional regulator yields MATRTDAPTRREQILKEAARLFAERGFHGVGVDEIGAAVGISGPGLYRHFAGKDAMLAELLVGISGQLLTGAKRRLAEAEGVTGSGSGNAEAVLDSLIEGHIDFALDDRPLITLHDRELDRLRDADRKMVRQLQRQYVELWVGVVREVYPAVTEPSARSAVHSVFGLLNSTPHLGRPGALPGRAVTSELLHRMARGAFAAVGE; encoded by the coding sequence ATGGCCACCAGAACCGACGCCCCCACCCGCCGCGAGCAGATCCTCAAGGAGGCCGCCCGGCTCTTCGCCGAGCGCGGTTTCCACGGTGTCGGCGTCGACGAGATAGGCGCCGCGGTCGGCATCAGCGGCCCCGGTCTGTACCGGCACTTCGCCGGCAAGGACGCGATGCTCGCGGAGCTGCTGGTCGGGATCAGCGGACAGCTGCTGACGGGGGCCAAGCGGCGACTGGCGGAGGCCGAGGGGGTGACCGGCTCCGGGTCCGGCAACGCGGAGGCGGTCCTCGACTCGCTCATCGAGGGGCACATCGACTTCGCGCTCGACGACCGCCCGCTCATCACCCTGCACGACCGCGAGCTGGACCGCCTCCGGGACGCCGACCGCAAGATGGTGCGCCAGCTCCAGCGGCAGTACGTCGAGCTGTGGGTCGGGGTGGTCCGCGAGGTCTATCCGGCGGTCACGGAACCGAGCGCCCGCTCGGCCGTCCACTCGGTCTTCGGCCTCCTGAACTCCACGCCCCACCTGGGCCGCCCCGGCGCCCTCCCCGGCCGCGCGGTGACGTCGGAACTGCTGCACCGGATGGCCCGGGGGGCGTTCGCGGCCGTGGGGGAGTGA
- a CDS encoding carboxyl transferase domain-containing protein: protein MHEAPELTTAADPASEAFRANEEAHGVLVQELRAKLAAARLGGGERARARHTARGKLLPRDRVDTLLDPGSPFLELAPLAADGLYDGQAPAAGVIAGIGRVSGRECVVVANDATVKGGTYYPMTVKKHLRAQEVALENRLPCLYLVDSGGAFLPMQDEVFPDREHFGRIFYNQARMSGAGIPQIAAVLGSCTAGGAYVPAMSDEAVIVRNQGTIFLGGPPLVKAATGEVVTAEELGGGEVHSRVSGVTDHLAEDDAHALRIVRQIVSTLPRRGALPWGVEPAVEPKADPQGLYGVVPVDSRTPYDVREVIARVVDGSRFAEFKSEFGQTLVTGFARVHGHPVGIVANNGILFAESAQKGAHFIELCDQRGIPLVFLQNISGFMVGRDYEAGGIAKHGAKMVTAVACTRVPKLTVVVGGSYGAGNYSMCGRAYSPRFLWMWPNAKISVMGGEQAASVLATVKRDQLEARGEEWPAEEEETFKAPVRAQYERQGNAYYATARLWDDGVIEPADTRRVLGLALTACANAPLGDPQFGVFRM from the coding sequence ATGCACGAGGCACCGGAGCTGACGACGGCGGCAGATCCCGCGTCCGAGGCCTTTCGGGCCAACGAGGAGGCGCACGGCGTCCTCGTTCAGGAGCTGCGGGCCAAGCTCGCCGCGGCCCGGCTCGGCGGCGGGGAGCGGGCTCGGGCCCGGCACACCGCGCGCGGCAAGCTGCTGCCGCGCGACCGCGTGGACACGCTGCTCGACCCGGGATCGCCGTTCCTGGAGCTGGCGCCGCTCGCGGCCGACGGGCTCTACGACGGACAGGCCCCGGCGGCCGGCGTGATCGCCGGCATCGGGCGGGTGAGCGGCCGGGAGTGCGTGGTCGTCGCCAACGACGCCACCGTCAAGGGCGGCACGTACTACCCGATGACCGTGAAGAAGCACCTGCGGGCGCAGGAGGTGGCGCTGGAGAACCGGCTGCCGTGCCTGTACCTGGTCGACTCGGGCGGCGCCTTCCTGCCGATGCAGGACGAGGTCTTCCCCGACCGCGAGCACTTCGGGCGGATCTTCTACAACCAGGCCCGGATGTCCGGCGCCGGCATCCCGCAGATCGCCGCCGTCCTCGGCTCCTGCACGGCGGGCGGCGCGTACGTCCCGGCGATGAGCGACGAGGCCGTGATCGTCCGCAATCAGGGCACGATCTTCCTGGGCGGCCCGCCGCTGGTGAAGGCGGCCACCGGCGAGGTGGTCACGGCGGAGGAGCTGGGCGGCGGCGAGGTCCACTCGCGGGTGTCCGGCGTGACCGACCACCTGGCCGAGGACGACGCGCACGCACTGCGGATCGTGCGGCAGATCGTCTCCACACTGCCCCGGCGCGGCGCGCTCCCCTGGGGCGTGGAGCCCGCCGTCGAGCCGAAGGCCGACCCGCAGGGGCTGTACGGCGTGGTGCCGGTCGACTCCCGCACCCCCTACGACGTCCGCGAGGTCATCGCGCGCGTGGTGGACGGGTCCCGGTTCGCCGAGTTCAAGTCGGAGTTCGGGCAGACCCTCGTCACGGGCTTCGCCCGCGTCCACGGCCACCCGGTGGGCATCGTCGCCAACAACGGCATCCTGTTCGCCGAGTCGGCCCAGAAGGGCGCCCACTTCATCGAGCTGTGCGACCAGCGCGGCATCCCGCTGGTGTTCCTGCAGAACATCTCCGGGTTCATGGTCGGCCGGGACTACGAGGCCGGCGGCATCGCCAAGCACGGCGCCAAGATGGTGACGGCGGTGGCGTGCACGCGCGTGCCGAAGCTGACGGTGGTCGTCGGCGGCTCGTACGGCGCGGGGAACTACTCGATGTGCGGGCGGGCCTATTCACCCCGCTTCCTGTGGATGTGGCCCAACGCGAAGATCTCCGTGATGGGCGGCGAGCAGGCCGCGTCCGTGCTGGCCACGGTCAAGCGGGACCAGCTGGAGGCGCGCGGCGAGGAGTGGCCGGCCGAGGAGGAGGAGACCTTCAAGGCGCCGGTCCGCGCGCAGTACGAGCGCCAGGGGAACGCCTACTACGCGACCGCCCGCCTGTGGGACGACGGGGTGATCGAGCCCGCCGACACCCGGCGGGTGCTGGGTCTGGCCCTGACCGCCTGTGCCAACGCGCCGCTGGGTGACCCCCAGTTCGGCGTCTTCCGGATGTGA
- a CDS encoding acetyl/propionyl/methylcrotonyl-CoA carboxylase subunit alpha translates to MFDTVLVANRGEIAVRVVRTLRAMGVRSVAVFSDADADARHVREADEAVRIGPAPAAESYLSAERLLEAAARTGAQAVHPGYGFLAENAGFARACEEAGLVFIGPPADAIALMGDKIRAKETVRAAGVPVVPGSSGSGLTDAQLADAAREIGTPVLLKPSAGGGGKGMRLVRDAAVLADEIAAARREARASFGDDTLLVERWIDRPRHIEIQVLADGHGNVVHLGERECSLQRRHQKIIEEAPSVLLDEATRAAMGEAAVQAARSCGYRGAGTVEFIVPGSDPSSYYFMEMNTRLQVEHPVTELVTGLDLVEWQLRVAAGEPLGFAQEDVRLTGHAVEARLCAEDPARGFLPSGGTVLRLREPEGDGVRTDSGLSEGSEVGSLYDPMLSKVIAYGPDRETALRKLRAALARTVTLGVQTNAGFLRRLLAHPAVVAGDLDTGLVEREADGLVTTDVPEEVYEAAAAVRLDALRPRGDGWTDPFSVPDGWRTGGEPKPAAFPMRAPGLDPVTHSPRGTHTVADDQVAVTLDGVRHTFHRVADWLGRDGDAWQVRDHDPVAASLTRSAHAGADSLTAPMPGTVTVVKVAVGDEVTAGQSLLVVEAMKMEHVISAPHAGTVAELDVAPGTTVAMDQVLAVITPVADEEEETA, encoded by the coding sequence ATGTTCGACACGGTACTGGTGGCCAACCGCGGCGAGATCGCGGTGCGGGTCGTCCGGACGCTGCGCGCGATGGGCGTGCGCTCGGTGGCGGTCTTCTCCGACGCCGACGCGGACGCGCGGCACGTGCGCGAGGCCGACGAGGCGGTACGGATCGGCCCGGCGCCGGCGGCGGAGAGCTATCTGTCCGCCGAGCGGCTGCTGGAGGCCGCCGCCCGCACCGGCGCGCAGGCCGTCCACCCGGGGTACGGCTTCCTCGCCGAGAACGCGGGGTTCGCGCGGGCCTGCGAGGAGGCGGGGCTGGTCTTCATCGGGCCGCCCGCCGACGCCATCGCCCTGATGGGCGACAAGATCCGGGCCAAGGAGACGGTGCGGGCGGCCGGGGTGCCGGTGGTGCCGGGCTCCAGCGGCAGCGGGCTGACGGACGCCCAGCTCGCCGACGCCGCCCGCGAGATCGGCACCCCGGTGCTGCTCAAGCCGTCGGCCGGCGGTGGCGGCAAGGGGATGCGGCTGGTACGGGACGCCGCCGTGCTCGCCGACGAGATCGCCGCCGCCCGCCGCGAGGCCCGCGCCTCCTTCGGCGACGACACGCTCCTCGTGGAGCGCTGGATCGACCGGCCCCGGCACATCGAGATCCAGGTCCTGGCCGACGGCCACGGGAACGTGGTGCACCTGGGCGAGCGCGAGTGCTCCCTCCAGCGCCGGCACCAGAAGATCATCGAGGAGGCGCCCAGCGTGCTCCTCGACGAGGCGACCCGCGCCGCGATGGGCGAGGCCGCCGTGCAGGCGGCGCGCTCGTGCGGGTACCGGGGCGCGGGCACGGTGGAGTTCATCGTGCCGGGCAGCGACCCGTCGTCGTACTACTTCATGGAGATGAACACCCGCCTCCAGGTGGAGCACCCGGTGACCGAGCTGGTCACCGGCCTCGACCTGGTGGAGTGGCAGCTGCGGGTGGCGGCGGGTGAACCGCTCGGCTTCGCGCAGGAGGACGTCCGGCTGACCGGGCACGCGGTGGAGGCCCGGCTGTGCGCCGAGGACCCGGCGCGCGGCTTCCTCCCCTCCGGCGGCACGGTGCTGCGGCTGCGCGAGCCCGAGGGCGACGGGGTACGCACCGACTCCGGGCTCAGCGAGGGCAGCGAGGTCGGCAGCCTCTACGACCCGATGCTGTCCAAGGTGATCGCGTACGGCCCCGACCGGGAGACGGCGCTGCGCAAGCTGCGGGCGGCCCTGGCCAGGACGGTGACGCTGGGCGTGCAGACCAACGCCGGGTTCCTGCGGCGGCTGCTCGCGCACCCGGCGGTGGTGGCGGGCGACCTGGACACCGGGCTGGTGGAGCGCGAGGCCGACGGCCTGGTCACCACGGACGTACCGGAGGAGGTGTACGAGGCGGCGGCGGCCGTACGGCTGGACGCGCTGCGTCCGCGCGGGGACGGCTGGACGGACCCGTTCTCGGTGCCGGACGGCTGGCGCACGGGCGGCGAGCCGAAGCCGGCGGCCTTCCCGATGCGGGCGCCGGGGCTCGACCCCGTCACGCACTCCCCGCGCGGCACCCACACCGTCGCCGACGACCAGGTGGCCGTCACCCTCGACGGCGTCCGGCACACCTTCCACCGCGTCGCCGACTGGCTGGGCCGCGACGGCGACGCCTGGCAGGTGCGCGACCACGACCCGGTCGCCGCGTCACTCACCCGCTCCGCCCACGCGGGCGCCGACTCGCTCACCGCGCCCATGCCGGGCACGGTGACGGTGGTGAAGGTCGCCGTCGGCGACGAGGTGACCGCCGGACAGAGCCTGCTGGTCGTGGAGGCGATGAAGATGGAGCACGTCATCTCCGCCCCGCACGCCGGCACCGTCGCCGAACTGGACGTCGCGCCCGGCACCACGGTCGCCATGGACCAGGTGCTGGCGGTCATCACCCCGGTGGCGGACGAAGAGGAGGAGACGGCATGA
- a CDS encoding hydroxymethylglutaryl-CoA lyase produces the protein MSTPDPVLPMTVPAEGLPARVRIHEVGARDGLQNEKAIVPAAVKAEFVRRLAGTGLTTIEATSFVHPEWVPQLADAEELFPAVADLPVDLPVLVPNERGLDRALALGARRVAVFASATESFAKANLNRTVDEALAMFAPVVARAKAADVHVRGYLSMCFGDPWEGAVPVPQVVRVCRALLDMGCDELSLGDTIGVATPGHVGALLTALTEAGVPVEALGVHFHDTYGQALSNTLTALRHGVTTVDASAGGLGGCPYAKSATGNLATEDLVWMLRGLGIDTGVDLGRLVATSVWMAAHLGRPSPSRTVRALAGSGADSHQEQ, from the coding sequence ATGAGCACCCCCGACCCGGTCCTGCCCATGACGGTGCCGGCCGAGGGCCTGCCCGCCCGCGTCCGCATCCACGAGGTCGGCGCCCGAGACGGCCTCCAGAACGAGAAGGCGATCGTCCCGGCGGCGGTGAAGGCGGAGTTCGTCCGCCGCCTCGCCGGGACCGGCCTGACCACCATCGAGGCGACGAGCTTCGTGCACCCCGAGTGGGTGCCGCAGCTGGCGGACGCGGAGGAGCTGTTCCCGGCGGTCGCGGACCTGCCGGTCGACCTCCCCGTCCTGGTGCCGAACGAGCGCGGCCTGGACCGCGCGCTGGCGCTGGGCGCCCGGCGGGTGGCGGTCTTCGCCAGTGCCACGGAGTCCTTCGCCAAGGCCAACCTGAACCGCACGGTGGACGAGGCCCTGGCCATGTTCGCGCCGGTGGTGGCGCGGGCGAAGGCGGCGGACGTGCACGTGCGGGGCTACCTGTCGATGTGCTTCGGCGACCCCTGGGAGGGCGCGGTCCCCGTCCCGCAGGTGGTGCGGGTCTGCCGGGCCCTGCTGGACATGGGCTGCGACGAGTTGAGCCTCGGCGACACCATCGGGGTGGCGACCCCGGGCCACGTCGGGGCCCTGCTCACCGCGCTCACCGAGGCGGGCGTCCCCGTGGAAGCGCTCGGCGTGCACTTCCACGACACCTACGGCCAGGCCCTGTCCAACACGCTGACCGCGCTGCGGCACGGCGTGACGACGGTCGACGCCTCCGCCGGCGGCCTGGGCGGCTGCCCGTACGCCAAGTCCGCCACCGGCAACCTCGCCACCGAAGACCTCGTGTGGATGCTGCGCGGCCTCGGCATCGACACCGGCGTCGACCTCGGCCGTCTCGTCGCCACCAGCGTCTGGATGGCCGCCCACCTGGGCCGACCCAGCCCGTCCCGCACCGTACGAGCCCTCGCCGGCTCGGGCGCCGACTCCCACCAGGAGCAGTGA
- a CDS encoding acyl-CoA dehydrogenase family protein, translating to MDHKLSPELEELRRTVEAFAHDVVAPKIGDFYERHEFPYEIVREMGRMGLFGLPFPEEYGGMGGDYLALGIALEELARVDSSVAITLEAGVSLGAMPVHLFGTEEQKREWLPRLCSGEILGAFGLTEPDGGSDAGATRTTARLDEATGEWVINGTKCFITNSGTDITGLVTVTAVTGRKPDGRPLISAIIVPSGTPGFTVAAPYSKVGWNASDTRELSFSDVRVPAANLLGEKGRGYAQFLRILDEGRIAIAALGTGLAQGCVDESVRYAKERHAFGKPIGANQAIQFKIADMEMKAHTSRLAWRDAASRLVTGEPFKKEAALAKLYSSTVAVDNARDATQIHGGYGFMNEYPVARMWRDAKILEIGEGTSEVQRMLIARELGLVS from the coding sequence ATGGACCACAAGCTCTCCCCCGAACTGGAAGAACTCCGCCGCACGGTGGAGGCGTTCGCCCACGACGTCGTGGCGCCCAAGATCGGCGACTTCTACGAGCGGCACGAGTTCCCGTACGAGATCGTCCGCGAGATGGGCCGCATGGGCCTGTTCGGGCTGCCGTTCCCGGAGGAGTACGGCGGCATGGGCGGCGACTACCTGGCCCTCGGCATCGCCCTGGAGGAGCTGGCGCGGGTCGACTCGTCGGTGGCGATCACGTTGGAGGCGGGGGTCTCGCTGGGCGCGATGCCCGTCCACCTGTTCGGCACCGAGGAGCAGAAGCGCGAGTGGCTGCCCCGGCTGTGCTCGGGCGAGATCCTGGGCGCCTTCGGCCTGACCGAGCCGGACGGCGGCTCGGACGCGGGCGCGACGCGGACGACGGCGCGGCTCGACGAGGCGACCGGCGAGTGGGTGATCAACGGCACCAAGTGCTTCATCACCAACTCGGGCACGGACATCACGGGCCTGGTGACGGTCACGGCGGTCACCGGCCGCAAGCCGGACGGCCGGCCGCTGATCTCGGCCATCATCGTCCCGTCGGGCACGCCGGGCTTCACGGTGGCCGCCCCGTACTCGAAGGTCGGCTGGAACGCGTCGGACACCCGCGAGCTGTCCTTCTCCGACGTCAGGGTCCCGGCGGCGAACCTGCTGGGCGAGAAGGGACGCGGCTACGCGCAGTTCCTGCGCATCCTGGACGAGGGACGCATCGCCATCGCCGCGCTGGGTACGGGACTCGCGCAGGGCTGTGTGGACGAGTCGGTCAGGTATGCGAAGGAACGTCACGCCTTCGGCAAGCCCATCGGTGCCAACCAGGCCATCCAGTTCAAGATCGCGGACATGGAGATGAAGGCGCACACCTCCCGCCTCGCCTGGCGGGACGCGGCCTCCCGCCTGGTGACGGGCGAGCCGTTCAAGAAGGAGGCGGCGCTGGCGAAGCTGTACTCGTCGACGGTGGCCGTGGACAACGCCCGGGACGCCACCCAGATCCACGGCGGCTACGGGTTCATGAACGAGTACCCGGTCGCCCGCATGTGGCGGGACGCGAAGATCCTGGAGATCGGCGAGGGCACCAGCGAGGTCCAGCGGATGCTGATCGCACGGGAGTTGGGGCTGGTGAGCTGA